The sequence TCTTCTCAGGAGACGTCCAAAGGGCATCAGACTGACTGGCATTTCTGTCCTGTTGGGCTTCACGGTGCTATCTTGAGGATTTGGTGCTTCAAAGACTTTTCTTAGCACTGGCAGAATAAAGAGTAAGACAACCATGAACTTTGTTTATTTTTAGCTTAATGAGACCATTAGTTGTGCCTTTACCTCAACCAATGAGGAGGTTAGAGTTTTAACTTTGGCTAGCAAGGGCCCACGAAGTTGGGTATAATGGGTCCTTCTAAGCACTTGGGAAGACCATATCAATGGCTCTTGTATCAAGACAGGATTCCGTTAACTCCAGACCTTCACCTCCCACTACCAGTAGGAGTATACTCTTACAAGTCCTTGGGTACCTTCACCCTTTGTCCTGTGGCATCTGCTCTACAGATTGTAAAGCCAGCATAGCTCTCTGGATAGAAGCTGCCTCTTGTCTGGTTTTCTAATCtttttttccttccccctttttagGGGTGTAGTAAtttaagttttaaaggccactcatgaatgacctaggcaagggacagtgatgttgccctagcaggcaggacattGCCCTggaactgaccacatatacatatgatcagcgcccaagtcccctatccacccaagctagggccaggcaatagctgctgatgacttggcaggtagacgtatgggctccccaaaaccgtcccatccttagctcacaaggatggtgtggtttcagacactaaagaaacgagttggagtaggactcgaaccccagtctggcaatcaccaggcagggtcgttctaataggtcaccacaaccctaagttGTGGCCACTTTGAGTTGGACCAGTTGTCAGATAAAGGCGAGCTTCATAGCTTAAGAATTATCTCCTCCATCCTTCTAGatgagggaaggatgaaaagataaaacttttttatttttttttttaacaatagccACAAATACATTCGGACAACATATCTCATACGATGATTTACCATAGGGTCTGTTGTGACAGAGAACAATTCTTCCATGGTACAGGCCTAAACTAACGGCTATGGCATCCCTGTACAGTACACAGACTAGTAGGTTTGCAGGAGTCATCACCTTGTGCTCTTGCACAGGACCAGTTGAACCAAACCAAATATTAGGTTcataaggacttcctccctcctaagcaTGAGTCTCTTATTAatggacgatggtttgtattcacGTAGGACCATTtcacaaattctaaaagtaattagtatttttcttatgtacagtactgtacattatataaACTGAGTCCTCTTAGTTACACTTCCCGCCTCAACTGCTCTTTAAGTTCAGGCCTAAAAGTCAAAAATGCTTTTCTTGCCAACTGGCAGGTGGGGGGGGGACCCATACCACCTGCTTCTGTGTATAACAACTTCCAAGTTTTAATGGCCTATCCAGCTTTGCTGTAGTCATACTCGTATTAAAGAGATTAGTATTTGTATAATTACGAAAATTAAAATTTGagattttattatagtacagtacatTGTAGTGATAACACTGtaacaagtaaattatataatttacaATCAAATTTATCCATTTCACTTAATTGCATAAGTATTGTCAAAAACCTCGACATAGTGCTAGAATTGGGTAACTTATTTGTGCCATGGAGTGAATAAGCTAAAATTATAACAATTTATTGAATAACTCTCACCGAACCTGTACTTGGCACCCTTATGAAGCCTTTGAGATTTCTTTATCTTGGTTTTCTCGTTtgttttccttttaacatcttttgtgtgaaattggaaataaaatgtTAACATTAAATACCGTAATTTTTTCTGAAGGTTGTTtcaatatttttcaagaatttttgtaGAGCACATGCAGTTAATAGTTAATATCCTTGATAGCATAATTGTGTGAACCATTCCAtggaattaaaaaatattttataagcaGACTTGAAGTACTTGTAACCCCTTTTTCACTTCTTTaaataaattcagtaaaaatattgtaagttttcttaactttttttgttttattgaaaacattgTCACTGTAAATTAACTGAGTGAATGGGGCCAAAAGAAATGATTCAATATTAAGGCCAATAATGTACCATTCAGATATAGGTTAGCTTAAGCTATATAATAATTTCATGCGCAATCTTGCTAAGAAGAGTAATTGACTAGAAGATATAAATTTTCCTGCCATCACTCAATCAATCAAAGTGCCATCTTGAAAGCTTTTATaagtcagaaaattattttaaaatgtaaATTATAGTCTGTGTTTTATCCAAAAATTTTCAACTCTACTATCTGAAATCATTTTTATGGTTCATAAATTTACTAacgtattttttttcaaatctttacaGTACAAACATAATTGGCAGCAACACATAGTTGAATTTTATAATTCACACCTACAGACTACTTCCATATGCCAATACTTTGTTGCTTACTAAAATTTAAATTAGTTTTAGTAACATGTGAGTATCAGTGTTTGGTAAAAATTTTCCATGCATCACACTACTGCCTTTCTGCTTCCGCATACAAATCTAGACTACTCTCTTTACGCTTACAGATGGTTCATAAAgttatttaaaaagtaaaaaaatattaacttgGATATAAAAATTTCTTTCTAACAAACATGCTAAAACTATAAGGAACATTCATTTTAATAATGCAGTAATGTATTGTAACGGGGACTAAAAATTGTGTTTATATCTGTTCAACTTATATCAATCCCAAATTTTCCTCACTCATCCTCATATattgaatacaaaaataaactCCACATTAAGCCGTTTTACGGGACTTTAAGTCTATTTTTCAATCGCACAATAACTGAAAAAGGACTAAAAAACTAAacacaattatatttataaaattagtaaaaacatacattcaatatgaaaataatgttagtgtactgtatataatgcacaaaaaatatgaatatgtacatataaagaAGAACATATGCTTTGATAATAGTTTCATTCCTACTCAAAGGCATACAGTACAGATTCTGGTGTGTACTTTGTCCCAACTGGTTGTTAACAGTATAATAAACTTAATGCCTCATCTGTGACtgttaaaactgaaataaaaaatgagacaaaaattcataaataattcaAAACTTGGAAAAACTCAAAACGACGAGTCTCGATCAGCTTCCCACCTGTTTCAACTAGACAGCCTACTGCCTTAGTTGTTTACAAAGTGTTCTCTTGTGTTGTGCGTACACAAAGTCATCCTTTATAGTCTTCTCAATCTTCTTGATTTTAGCTATACCCACTCATAATAAAGCTAGTATATTCAATCGTTATATTACAATGACCCAAGGTAAATTGGATATGATTTAGAGATATGAAAAGAGGGTAAAAGTGACATATTGCACGCACGTTAGACCTGGCTCAGACAATGGTGTCCACCATTATTCATGACAACTTGTTCGTCACTTACAACTGcccatctttttttcattttgaatgaaCAGAGATATGCCAAGTTTAAGTTAAAGGGACCATTATTAATTTACTAATATTACTGTAAAGCACATACTTTAATATTCTACTATACCTGGCTTTTATAAAATGATATTAGAAGGTGTTAAGTACTTTGTCATCTACTGCATTGTGCCATTATAGGGAACATATGAGATCTACTTCTGCTGCTTCTGAAACTAATAACTGTTGTAGGACAGGttattactgtatacagtacttaaaGATACAACACCttgttatatttacatattttaattaGCTCTCCTTGTAAAATTATTGGTAATATTACTTCCAATTTAATTTAACAtatgtatttctttatattttacagtacttttatttgttctttaaaactaagaaaattatGTTTAACTTTTAGAACAGCAAACTAGGCAATGGACTTTTACAAAATTCACAGAACAAGTTCAtggattttaatttttatatttcttatcaaTGAAATTGATTTATTAATGGAATTTATCAATTGTTATAAAAACTTTTAGAAACTGACGTACCATAATATTCCGGATTTACAAACATCCAAGTTAATAGTTAATAGACATCTGTTCGATGTTCGTTTTGCTCTCGAGCCAATTCAGTATTTGATGTGTCGTGGAAATTACTAATATTCATTGTTGTGAGGGGCTGTCTCTTGAATAGAATATTAAGATACAAAAataccaaaactaaaactaaacagaTTCCTGATTGTACCACAAAGTTGATCTGGAAAGAAGAAAAAGGTAGCAATACTTAATATTTGATAACACACATGCAATAAGACTACCCCTTACCTTAATGCCCCAAAAATTGAGTCTTGCATTAATAGACATGACATTATAATAACAAGTTTGTAAAATTTGTCCTGAAAAAATGTAATCACCCACTGTAAAATATAAACAATACTGTACTTTTTTACTACATTACCTGAGGGAAATCTTCAACGTAAGTGTTGTAAAGGGCAGTATAGGTGGTGCGATCAACAGTTAGCCAAGCTGATTCCAAGAGGCCATTCAGTGccagtatttttcctttttcattttcatcCACAAGGACAGTAAGCATAGTGCGAATAGCTGGTTCAATGGTTTCTTCAAACATGCCAATCACAGAAGCTACTATAACTAGCCACCAAAGAGCAGGTCCAGTAATAATAGCTAGGAAAGCACACCAGAGCCCCTGAGATGTGATGCCCCCAATAGCAATAATAGTTTCATGGAGTTTAAAACGACTTGCAATCAGTAACCAAATAACTGTCCCTAACATATGTACAGTAGAATCTATACTTGACCATGTGGAAAATTCTGTGGGGCCCCACTGTAAAACCCTTCTTGCCCAGAGGTACATTTGATGGCCCTGTATTAAGAAGACCATTAACTTTAGCATCAGGAGTGACAAAAGCAAACTTCGCCGATTTCCTGGTCTCTGTTTCAATCCAGTACTGAACAGGATAATCACAGGTTTTAAGGGACCCCAACGGGAATAGTGATCTTCCTCCTCGAGATCTGATGAGTTAGCTGATGTATCAACACTTTCCTGGACCAAGACTAAAACATACAAGAAGCAAAGCGCCCAAAGGACTCCTGACACTGAGAATACTACGATGCAGTTTGTCCACCGATATAACCACCCTCCCATTAATCGGCCTATAGGGCCACCTAAATACCATACTACATCCAATAATCCTAATCTTTTCGTGCGTGTCTCAGGTGATGTAATGTCTGCCATATAACTATATACAGCCATGTTGAAAACTACCCATGTTCCCATTATATCACCACAAAGTGTGGCCCCCAAAAGTACTTCTACTGGCCATGAAGGGTTCAGAGCTGTTAGAATATAAACTATTGCCCAACCAACAAACCCTGCTAAGACACCAAGCATTGGAGGCTTTCGACCATATTTGTCAGTTAATGAGCCTATCAGTATCACCACAATCAAAGGTAGTATACTGTCCATTAGATTTTGATAATAGTTGAACATATTCTGATACTTCTGAACTTCAGTCTGTAATgagaacaaaattaaaatttttatgaaatatgaaattaatcaGTTTGAATCAGATCTATCAGAAAATAATACAATTAAATAGTAACAAATTAAAAACAAGTAATTAAAAACAGTACAGTAAGCTAAACTACAAACTTCCAATTATCAATATTAAtctaatttgaaataaaatattgattttGTCTTTATGGGTGGTGATCAAGTAATGTATGACAATGATATAAAAAGCcatcattctattttcttttttctttcctgtaCTTTGGTAAGGAGAGAAAAACATATACTGTGTCTGTTCTTAAGGTAGCCTGTatgtaatatgaaaattaaataaattttcaatgCAAAGAACTTGACAAAACTGCCTTTACTAATATTTCactaaaacattacaaataaataattacaaaataaaaaaaaattgtcacaatTAACAAACAAGCTATACAGTAATTCCCTGAGAATATGCCACAGCTTGAATGCTATTCCAAAGGcaaatttgttttaaataaatttcCCTTGAATCTAAAACTGCACTAATACGCCTAATGAAGGTAGCATGTCCAACAAAGTTATATTGTCTTCACAAAGTTTAAAGAGTGGCTCCCTTTATGATACAGATACGACATCAGAACACAAAACAGAGGGAACCGGAGACCAAAGAATCTAAACATAACTTTCTATCCAAATAAAGCTGTAGAAGGGAGGACACAGGTATGAATTAGATGGCTGGCCTGTTTTCTATTCCTTTACCTGATACCCGATGTAAAAAATGGGTTAACATAATTGAAGTAGGGAAGTGTGATGATCCAAATTCATATGAGCAAATGGAGGGGGGAGAGATTATGCTTTAGAAAACGTAAAACTTTAGTCAACAAAAAAATATCCTCTGAGAAAGAACTAGATTATGAACCTAAGATATGAATAGGACAGATATAATTAAACCTAATCCCAAATCAAACATTTAACTTTCTCAAGGATGACCAAAAAATTTGTTCTCAATACTGCAGTAAGATTTAGATTTTATTTACTACCATAAAcctcccatgatgttcatattgctctctctctcaaagctaatTAAAAGTTGAAGTCTACCACAAAACAACACAAAATCATGTTTTCTTCCTTGCTAGTGTAGTATTAAGAATATGAGAGGATGTATGGCAATACGTGCACATGAAAGTCATGGGAGGTACatagaaatgagaaaaaaggctttaaaattgaatttttggtaataggttggccatggcaccagccaccctttgagagagttattggatcctttgactggctcgacagtaatgcattgaatacctctctctggttacggctaatttttctttgcctacacgtacaccgaatagcctggcctattctttacacattctcatctttcctcatactcctaacaacactgaaattaccaaacacttctttgctcaaggggctaatttcTGTACTatgatagttcagtggctactttcctcttggtaaggatagaagagactc is a genomic window of Palaemon carinicauda isolate YSFRI2023 chromosome 39, ASM3689809v2, whole genome shotgun sequence containing:
- the LOC137631065 gene encoding probable peptidoglycan muropeptide transporter SLC46 isoform X1, with the translated sequence MTETRKRYVNRIMEDESEAEEVTPLLEGSRGDMEENSVHQRANVHVIGEKYQPPVPNGTQMSFGRRSPMGRLKNSISRVLQNVTLEPMLFMKMLAESNAGVVADTLEIDRVCRVNLNYTEEECRNMDDGNHTDIQTEVQKYQNMFNYYQNLMDSILPLIVVILIGSLTDKYGRKPPMLGVLAGFVGWAIVYILTALNPSWPVEVLLGATLCGDIMGTWVVFNMAVYSYMADITSPETRTKRLGLLDVVWYLGGPIGRLMGGWLYRWTNCIVVFSVSGVLWALCFLYVLVLVQESVDTSANSSDLEEEDHYSRWGPLKPVIILFSTGLKQRPGNRRSLLLSLLMLKLMVFLIQGHQMYLWARRVLQWGPTEFSTWSSIDSTVHMLGTVIWLLIASRFKLHETIIAIGGITSQGLWCAFLAIITGPALWWLVIVASVIGMFEETIEPAIRTMLTVLVDENEKGKILALNGLLESAWLTVDRTTYTALYNTYVEDFPQINFVVQSGICLVLVLVFLYLNILFKRQPLTTMNISNFHDTSNTELAREQNEHRTDVY
- the LOC137631065 gene encoding probable peptidoglycan muropeptide transporter SLC46 isoform X2; translation: MTVPELQEMNQEKDIELTVTPLLEGSRGDMEENSVHQRANVHVIGEKYQPPVPNGTQMSFGRRSPMGRLKNSISRVLQNVTLEPMLFMKMLAESNAGVVADTLEIDRVCRVNLNYTEEECRNMDDGNHTDIQTEVQKYQNMFNYYQNLMDSILPLIVVILIGSLTDKYGRKPPMLGVLAGFVGWAIVYILTALNPSWPVEVLLGATLCGDIMGTWVVFNMAVYSYMADITSPETRTKRLGLLDVVWYLGGPIGRLMGGWLYRWTNCIVVFSVSGVLWALCFLYVLVLVQESVDTSANSSDLEEEDHYSRWGPLKPVIILFSTGLKQRPGNRRSLLLSLLMLKLMVFLIQGHQMYLWARRVLQWGPTEFSTWSSIDSTVHMLGTVIWLLIASRFKLHETIIAIGGITSQGLWCAFLAIITGPALWWLVIVASVIGMFEETIEPAIRTMLTVLVDENEKGKILALNGLLESAWLTVDRTTYTALYNTYVEDFPQINFVVQSGICLVLVLVFLYLNILFKRQPLTTMNISNFHDTSNTELAREQNEHRTDVY
- the LOC137631065 gene encoding probable peptidoglycan muropeptide transporter SLC46 isoform X3, translating into MEENSVHQRANVHVIGEKYQPPVPNGTQMSFGRRSPMGRLKNSISRVLQNVTLEPMLFMKMLAESNAGVVADTLEIDRVCRVNLNYTEEECRNMDDGNHTDIQTEVQKYQNMFNYYQNLMDSILPLIVVILIGSLTDKYGRKPPMLGVLAGFVGWAIVYILTALNPSWPVEVLLGATLCGDIMGTWVVFNMAVYSYMADITSPETRTKRLGLLDVVWYLGGPIGRLMGGWLYRWTNCIVVFSVSGVLWALCFLYVLVLVQESVDTSANSSDLEEEDHYSRWGPLKPVIILFSTGLKQRPGNRRSLLLSLLMLKLMVFLIQGHQMYLWARRVLQWGPTEFSTWSSIDSTVHMLGTVIWLLIASRFKLHETIIAIGGITSQGLWCAFLAIITGPALWWLVIVASVIGMFEETIEPAIRTMLTVLVDENEKGKILALNGLLESAWLTVDRTTYTALYNTYVEDFPQINFVVQSGICLVLVLVFLYLNILFKRQPLTTMNISNFHDTSNTELAREQNEHRTDVY